From the genome of Halobellus litoreus, one region includes:
- a CDS encoding NADH-quinone oxidoreductase subunit D, with product MQTPPEQPSTIAAVEDDESATAAAAIESLETQFRTRRESHEHAPAVVVRPDEVRAVLQHLRDEAGFDHLSCATAQQYPDRYETIYHLKQYADPTTELGVVVPTPVDDPVSESAAPVFPTAGWHEREAYDLVGIEYEGHPDLRRLLLPETWQGHPLSRNYDKDRPQIVPYTENVNPIEDDERAGDTLLLNIGPHHPATHGVLHLQVTLDGEQVIDVDPDIGYIHRCEEQMCQSKTYRHQIMPYPDRWDWGGAGLLNEWAYARTAERLADLDVPEYARVIRTMAAELSRMLSHFLAVGAYALDVIGDFTATFMYAIKDRERVQSVLEDLTGQRLMFNYFRLGGVAWDLPEPREAFLEEIYDLVDGLPDRLAEYHDLLTGNEVIQMRTVDTGVLPAETAKAYGCTGPVARGSGVDYDLRRDDPYGYYEHLEWDVVTEPDGDNFARLLVRLREIEQSGRIVRQCADLLSDWPDAERTVQSNVPRTIKPDPDSEVYRAVEAAKGELGIYVRADGTETPARFKIRGPSFSHLQALPEMARGEYIPDLVATLGSLDTIMGEVDR from the coding sequence ATGCAGACGCCGCCCGAACAGCCGTCGACGATCGCGGCGGTCGAAGACGACGAGTCCGCGACCGCCGCTGCCGCGATCGAGTCCCTCGAAACGCAGTTTCGAACGCGCCGGGAGTCCCACGAACACGCGCCGGCGGTCGTCGTCCGCCCCGACGAGGTGCGAGCGGTCCTCCAACACCTCAGAGACGAGGCGGGGTTCGACCACCTCTCGTGCGCCACCGCACAGCAGTATCCGGACCGCTACGAGACGATCTATCACCTGAAGCAGTACGCGGACCCGACGACGGAACTGGGCGTGGTCGTCCCGACGCCCGTTGACGACCCCGTCAGCGAGTCCGCGGCCCCCGTCTTTCCGACCGCCGGCTGGCACGAGCGCGAGGCCTACGACCTCGTCGGCATCGAGTACGAGGGCCACCCGGACCTCCGTCGGCTGCTCCTCCCGGAGACGTGGCAGGGGCACCCGCTGTCGCGGAACTACGACAAGGACCGGCCGCAGATCGTTCCCTACACGGAGAACGTCAATCCGATCGAGGACGACGAGCGCGCCGGCGACACCCTGCTTTTGAACATCGGACCGCACCACCCGGCGACCCACGGCGTCCTCCACCTGCAGGTCACGCTCGACGGCGAGCAGGTGATCGACGTCGATCCCGACATCGGCTACATCCACCGCTGCGAGGAGCAGATGTGCCAGTCGAAGACGTATCGGCACCAGATAATGCCGTACCCCGACCGCTGGGACTGGGGCGGCGCGGGGCTGCTCAACGAGTGGGCCTACGCGCGGACCGCCGAACGGCTCGCGGACCTCGACGTGCCCGAGTACGCACGGGTGATCCGGACGATGGCGGCGGAGCTCTCGCGGATGCTCTCGCACTTCCTGGCGGTCGGCGCGTACGCCCTGGACGTGATCGGCGACTTCACGGCCACGTTTATGTACGCGATCAAGGACCGAGAGCGCGTCCAGAGCGTGCTCGAAGACCTCACCGGCCAGCGGCTGATGTTCAACTACTTCCGGCTCGGCGGCGTCGCCTGGGACCTCCCCGAGCCCCGCGAGGCGTTCCTCGAGGAGATCTACGACCTCGTCGACGGGCTTCCGGACCGACTGGCCGAGTACCACGACCTCCTCACCGGCAACGAAGTCATCCAGATGCGGACCGTCGACACTGGTGTCCTGCCCGCGGAGACGGCGAAGGCCTACGGCTGCACGGGGCCGGTCGCGCGCGGCTCCGGCGTCGACTACGACCTCCGGCGCGACGATCCCTACGGCTACTACGAACACCTGGAGTGGGACGTCGTCACCGAACCCGACGGCGACAACTTCGCGCGGCTCCTCGTCCGGTTGCGGGAGATCGAACAGTCGGGCCGTATCGTGAGACAGTGTGCGGACCTGCTCTCGGACTGGCCCGACGCGGAGCGGACGGTCCAGTCGAACGTCCCGCGGACGATCAAGCCCGACCCCGACTCGGAGGTGTACCGCGCCGTCGAGGCCGCGAAGGGCGAACTCGGCATCTACGTCCGCGCCGACGGCACCGAGACGCCCGCGCGGTTCAAGATCCGGGGTCCCTCGTTCTCGCATCTGCAGGCGCTCCCGGAGATGGCCCGCGGGGAGTACATCCCGGACCTGGTCGCGACGCTCGGCAGCCTCGACACGATTATGGGCGAAGTAGACCGCTGA